One Nostoc sp. UHCC 0302 DNA window includes the following coding sequences:
- a CDS encoding basic amino acid ABC transporter substrate-binding protein: MTELLKFNWRNLFLGLGCLLLVIACNSYNPSVNPSAKTWKIATDPTFVPFEFQTPQGKIQGFDIDLMNAIAKVSGFVVQFESMPFDGMISTLQAKRVDAAISGITITAERLKTISFSRPYFKAGLAIATRKDNQDIKDFNSLKGKKIAVQIGSTGADFAKTIPNAKISTFNSGPEFFQDLLNGNADAVVSDAFATLYAIKNGKINGIKVVSELLTEEYYGIATPKDSLHLDAINQGIATLLSNGTYKQIYQKWFNIEPPKLPESL; this comes from the coding sequence ATGACGGAATTGCTTAAATTTAATTGGCGAAACCTATTTTTAGGCTTAGGCTGTTTACTATTGGTTATTGCTTGTAATAGTTATAATCCATCTGTAAATCCAAGTGCTAAAACTTGGAAAATCGCTACAGACCCTACCTTTGTTCCTTTTGAGTTTCAAACACCTCAAGGTAAAATACAAGGCTTTGATATTGATTTGATGAATGCGATCGCCAAGGTATCTGGATTTGTAGTTCAGTTTGAAAGTATGCCCTTTGATGGCATGATTTCTACTTTGCAAGCCAAAAGAGTTGATGCAGCAATTAGTGGTATTACAATCACTGCTGAACGCTTGAAAACAATTTCTTTTTCCCGTCCTTATTTTAAAGCAGGGCTGGCGATCGCAACTCGCAAAGACAACCAAGATATCAAAGACTTCAACAGTCTTAAAGGTAAAAAAATTGCTGTGCAGATTGGTTCAACTGGCGCAGACTTTGCTAAAACTATCCCTAATGCCAAAATTAGTACGTTTAATTCTGGGCCAGAATTTTTTCAAGACTTGCTCAATGGTAATGCTGATGCTGTAGTTAGCGATGCTTTTGCTACTTTATATGCAATTAAAAATGGCAAAATCAACGGTATCAAAGTTGTGAGTGAGTTACTCACAGAGGAATACTACGGCATTGCTACACCTAAAGATTCTCTTCATCTGGATGCTATTAATCAAGGCATAGCTACTTTGCTATCTAATGGCACTTACAAACAAATTTACCAAAAATGGTTTAATATAGAACCGCCAAAATTGCCAGAAAGTTTGTAA
- a CDS encoding filamentous hemagglutinin N-terminal domain-containing protein, translating into MPCVRPGVVFCGNSVIAQIVPDQTLGVENSVVTPNVDIKGVSSDRIDGGAIRGSGLFHSFQEFNVREGRGAYFSNPTGIENIFSRVTGSNASNIYGRLGVLGNANLFLLNPNGIIFGPNASLDLNGSFLGSTGNSFNFGDGKEFSATNPTALPLLSVSVPLGVQFNQGQPSAIANFGNLSTSQNLTLLGGTVASTGQLSAAGQIAVAAVPGGSVVNLSSTGQFQNIDTSSIKTGNSTSLAELLTNIDERSRLGLTVNSNGQVELSSSGLPVVDGDLVANKVTAQSATLTAHNNLTLVDSQIATTGDLNLLAGDTVRVRDSVANPFVAQAGGNLLVQGRQAVDIFALNNSSSGLLSGGNMVLRSANAVGGDAHYWTGGSFRIEQLDGSLGGLFSPYDPIIRAAEDVSFESYSGGSLHILAGGSVRIDSTVVITGADGTNGLIEENVPLSDGTSISINGRNSSTLDIRAGTTAFNPVANIPDPVPGIVNLRIDSVPTSANITNRKH; encoded by the coding sequence ATACCGTGCGTTCGCCCTGGAGTTGTTTTTTGTGGGAATAGTGTAATAGCTCAAATTGTTCCAGATCAAACTTTAGGGGTAGAAAATTCTGTTGTCACACCTAATGTTGATATTAAAGGTGTGTCGAGCGATCGCATAGATGGTGGTGCTATTCGCGGTTCTGGTCTATTTCATAGTTTTCAAGAATTCAATGTCAGAGAGGGACGAGGAGCTTATTTCAGCAATCCCACTGGAATTGAGAACATTTTTAGTCGAGTGACGGGGAGCAATGCCTCAAATATTTATGGAAGACTGGGTGTTCTAGGGAATGCGAATTTGTTCTTGCTCAACCCCAACGGAATTATTTTTGGCCCTAATGCATCCTTAGATTTGAATGGTTCATTTTTAGGTAGTACAGGCAATAGTTTTAATTTTGGGGATGGGAAAGAGTTTAGCGCTACCAATCCCACAGCCTTGCCATTACTATCTGTGTCAGTACCTTTAGGAGTGCAATTTAATCAGGGACAGCCGAGTGCGATCGCCAATTTTGGGAATCTCTCAACAAGCCAAAACTTAACGCTGTTGGGAGGTACAGTTGCAAGTACAGGGCAGTTGTCAGCAGCAGGACAGATTGCTGTTGCAGCAGTGCCAGGTGGTAGTGTTGTGAACCTGAGTTCAACAGGACAATTTCAAAATATTGATACTTCATCTATAAAGACTGGAAATTCAACTTCTCTGGCTGAGTTACTGACAAATATTGATGAGCGATCGCGTTTAGGGTTGACAGTGAATAGCAACGGACAGGTTGAATTATCAAGTTCTGGCTTACCTGTAGTAGATGGTGATTTAGTCGCAAACAAAGTTACAGCTCAGAGTGCAACACTCACAGCGCATAATAATTTAACGTTGGTAGACAGTCAGATAGCGACAACTGGAGATTTGAACCTGCTAGCAGGGGATACAGTGCGAGTGCGAGATAGCGTAGCGAATCCCTTTGTGGCGCAAGCTGGAGGAAACTTATTAGTTCAAGGCAGACAAGCAGTTGATATTTTTGCTTTGAATAATTCTTCTAGCGGTCTATTGTCGGGCGGGAATATGGTGTTGCGATCGGCTAACGCAGTCGGAGGCGATGCACATTACTGGACTGGAGGCAGTTTTCGGATTGAACAATTAGATGGGAGTTTAGGCGGTCTATTTAGCCCTTATGATCCGATTATTCGAGCTGCTGAAGATGTGAGTTTTGAAAGCTATAGCGGAGGTTCATTACACATTCTTGCTGGAGGGAGTGTGAGAATCGATAGCACAGTTGTAATTACAGGTGCAGATGGAACGAATGGGCTTATTGAAGAAAATGTACCACTATCAGATGGGACATCAATAAGCATTAACGGCAGAAACTCTTCAACTCTGGATATTCGAGCAGGTACAACCGCCTTTAATCCTGTAGCGAACATACCAGATCCTGTTCCAGGAATTGTCAATTTAAGGATTGATAGTGTACCAACAAGTGCAAATATTACGAATAGGAAGCATTAG